TGATCTTCCGCGAGGCGTTCGCGCGCTCGTCGACGACGCCCACCCAGACCGACGAGGTGCTGATGGCGTCGGCGTTCCGGCACTTCGCCGACACCGTCGTCGAAGCGATGGACACCGGCGTGCTGCCGCGCGGCGACGTGGTCGCGATGGTGCTCAAACTCTGGTCGGTGGCACACGGCATCGCCGACCTGATGACGGCCAAACCCGGTCTACCATGGGGCGACGACCTGTCGCTCGCCGAGGACGTCCTGACCGCCGCACTCCGCGGATTCGTTAAAGAATCGGTAAAGTCGGAACCAGAACAGCGCGTCGTGCGT
The nucleotide sequence above comes from Gordonia sp. PP30. Encoded proteins:
- a CDS encoding TetR/AcrR family transcriptional regulator, producing the protein MRKRSPRGSGELLADEILQAATDLLIERGGHAAVSIRAVADAVGVTPPSIYLHFTDKEELLDAVCARFFEQFDAVMMAASEGVDDVVDRGLAQGMAYVRFAIDNPVIFREAFARSSTTPTQTDEVLMASAFRHFADTVVEAMDTGVLPRGDVVAMVLKLWSVAHGIADLMTAKPGLPWGDDLSLAEDVLTAALRGFVKESVKSEPEQRVVR